A genome region from Brassica oleracea var. oleracea cultivar TO1000 chromosome C2, BOL, whole genome shotgun sequence includes the following:
- the LOC106325759 gene encoding magnesium transporter MRS2-2-like: MAHINGYVVAAGDKKKASQPSWNWVLINGTGETKALDVDKYAVMHRVQIHARDLRIIDPNLSYPSTILGRERAIVLNLEHTKAIITSDEVLLRDPSHENVIPIVKELERRLPVGNQAHHGQGDGKESSAAHNDADAGEEDESPFEFRALEVFLEAICSFLAARTTELETTAYPALDELTSKISSGNLDRVRKLKSATTRLTARVQKVRDELVHLLDDDDDMADLYLSRKLSCPCSMASSPNCYLTSPTIGSKISRASVATVREDENDVEQLEMLLEAYFMQIDSTLNKLTTLREYVQDTDDYISIQMDNRRNELIQLEVVLGSGTVCSAFYSLVAGIFGMNIPYTWNDNHGYMFKWVCIVTGAICVFSLVFIMSYARFKGLMGS; encoded by the exons ATGGCGCATATCAACGGGTACGTGGTTGCGGCTGGGGACAAGAAGAAGGCGTCTCAGCCGTCGTGGAACTGGGTGCTTATAAACGGGACGGGAGAGACTAAGGCGCTTGATGTCGACAAGTATGCTGTCATGCACCGTGTTCAGATCCACGCTCGTGATCTCCGGATTATTGACCCGAATCTGTCTTACCCTTCCACTATTCTTGGCCGAGAGAGAGCCATTGTGCTCAATTTAGAG CATACCAAGGCGATCATCACTTCCGATGAG GTTTTGCTTCGGGATCCATCACATGAAAATGTTATCCCCATTGTGAAGGAGCTTGAAAGACGCTTACCTGTTGGAAACCAAGCACACCATGGTCAAGGAGATGGGAAAGAGAGCTCAGCTGCCCATAATGACGCTGATGCTGGTGAAGAAGATG AATCCCCATTTGAATTCCGTGCACTGGAAGTTTTCTTGGAAGCAATATGTAGCTTCTTAGCTGCAAGGACAACAGAGTTAGAAACAACTGCTTATCCTGCTTTGGATGAGCTTACCTCAAAG ATTAGTAGCGGTAACTTGGATAGAGTTAGGAAGTTGAAGAGTGCCACGACTCGATTGACAGCTCGAGTTCAAAAG GTAAGAGATGAGCTTGTACATTTGCTGGATGATGACGATGATATGGCCGATCTTTACCTTTCAAGGAAACTCTCTTGTCCTTGCTCAATGGCTAGTAGTCCAAATTGCTATCTTACTTCCCCAACAATAGGCTCTAAGATTTCAAGAGCTAGTGTAGCCACAGTTCGTGAGGATGAAAATGATGTTGAACAACTTGAAATGTTGCTCGAG GCATACTTCATGCAAATCGACAGCACTTTGAACAAATTAACAACA CTACGTGAGTATGTCCAAGACACGGATGATTACATTAGCATTCAG ATGGACAATCGTCGTAATGAGCTGATTCAG TTGGAGGTGGTGTTAGGTTCTGGAACCGTTTGCTCAGCATTTTACTCTCTTGTCGCTGGAATTTTCGGGATGAACATTCCATACACGTGGAATGATAACCATGGATACATGTTCAAATGG GTTTGTATCGTGACGGGGGCAATTTGTGTGTTCTCGTTAGTATTCATAATGTCGTACGCTCGGTTCAAAGGGCTTATGGGATCTTGA
- the LOC106327689 gene encoding beta-D-xylosidase 4-like has product MGSSSPLTRRNRAPSSVLSVFLVFLCFSASSNAQSTPVFACDVAGNSSLSSYGFCNAALKIEARVADLVGRLTLQEKIGFLVNKANGVTRLGIPTYEWWSEALHGVSYIGPGTHFSGQVPGATSFPQVILTAASFNVSLFQAIGKVVSTEARAMYNVGLAGLTYWSPNVNIFRDPRWGRGQETPGEDPLLSSKYASGYVKGLQETDGGDANRLKVAACCKHYTAYDVDNWKGIERYTFNAVVNQQDMDDTYQPPFKSCVIDGNVASVMCSYNKVNGIPTCADPGLLSGVIRGEWKLNGYIVSDCDSVDVLYKNQHYTKTPEEAAAISINAGLDLNCGSFLGQHTEAAVKAGLVNVTAIDKAISNNFLTLMRLGFFDGDPKKQIYGGLGPKDVCTPANQELAAEAARQGIVLLKNTGSLPLSPTTIKTLAVIGPNANVTKTMIGNYEGTPCKYTTPLQGLAGTVSTTYLPGCPNVACAVADVDAATKLAADADATVLVIGADQSIEAESRDRVDLNLPGKQQDLVTQVAKAAKGPVLLVIMSGGGFDVTFAKNDAKIVGILWVGYPGEAGGIAIADVIFGRYNPSGRLPMTWYPQSYVEKVPMTNMNMRPDTSNGYPGRTYRFYTGETVYAFGDGLSYTKFSHSLVKAPPRAVPLRLEENHVCRSSECQSLDALGPHCEKNAVGTAFEVHVKVRNGGDREGIHTVFLFTTPPAVHGSPRKHLLGFEKISLGKREEAVVKFKVDVCKDLSVVDEVGKRKIGLGQHLLHVGDLKHSLSIRI; this is encoded by the exons ATGGGCTCTTCTTCTCCACTAACAAGGAGAAACAGAGCACCGTCCTCTGTTCTTTCTGTGTTTCTTGTCTTCCTCTGTTTCTCAGCTTCATCAAACGCTCAGTCCACGCCGGTTTTTGCCTGCGACGTCGCCGGAAACTCATCTCTCTCCTCCTATGGATTCTGCAACGCCGCTTTGAAGATCGAAGCCAGAGTCGCTGATCTTGTCGGGAGGCTCACGTTGCAAGAAAAGATCGGGTTCTTAGTGAATAAAGCTAACGGCGTGACACGGCTTGGGATTCCGACGTATGAATGGTGGTCGGAAGCACTTCACGGCGTTTCTTACATCGGACCCGGCACGCATTTTTCCGGCCAAGTTCCCGGCGCTACGAGTTTCCCGCAGGTCATACTCACCGCCGCTTCTTTCAACGTATCTCTGTTTCAAGCCATTGGCAAG GTTGTCTCAACGGAAGCGAGGGCAATGTACAATGTTGGATTAGCCGGACTAACGTATTGGTCACCGAATGTTAATATATTCCGAGATCCAAGATGGGGAAGAGGACAAGAGACTCCAGGAGAAGATCCATTGCTTTCTAGCAAGTATGCTTCAGGATACGTTAAGGGTCTTCAAGAGACTGACGGTGGCGATGCTAACCGCCTCAAAGTCGCCGCCTGCTGCAAACACTACACCGCTTACGACGTCGATAATTGGAAAGGCATAGAACGTTACACTTTCAACGCCGTG GTGAATCAGCAAGATATGGATGATACATATCAACCACCGTTCAAGAGTTGTGTGATTGATGGGAATGTGGCGAGTGTTATGTGTTCTTACAATAAAGTTAACGGTATACCAACATGCGCTGATCCTGGTCTCCTTTCTGGTGTTATCCGTGGCGAATGGAAGTTAAACGG GTACATTGTCTCGGATTGTGATTCAGTAGATGTGTTGTATAAGAACCAGCACTATACCAAGACTCCAGAGGAAGCTGCAGCTATATCTATCAACGCAGGTTTGGACTTGAACTGTGGTTCGTTCCTGGGTCAGCACACAGAGGCCGCGGTTAAGGCGGGTTTGGTCAACGTGACAGCTATCGACAAAGCGATTTCGAACAACTTCTTGACCCTTATGCGGTTAGGATTCTTCGATGGCGATCCGAAGAAGCAAATCTACGGCGGGCTCGGTCCTAAAGACGTTTGCACGCCTGCGAACCAAGAGCTAGCCGCAGAAGCAGCGAGACAAGGCATTGTCCTACTAAAAAACACTGGTTCCTTACCGCTTTCTCCTACAACGATCAAAACACTAGCCGTGATTGGACCGAACGCGAATGTCACGAAAACAATGATCGGAAACTACGAAGGCACGCCGTGTAAATACACAACACCGCTCCAGGGATTAGCCGGGACGGTGTCCACCACGTATCTGCCAGGCTGCCCCAATGTAGCTTGCGCGGTGGCGGATGTAGATGCCGCCACGAAGCTAGCAGCAGATGCTGACGCGACGGTGCTCGTTATAGGTGCAGATCAGTCTATAGAGGCAGAGAGCCGCGATAGAGTCGATCTGAACCTTCCTGGGAAACAACAAGACCTAGTGACCCAAGTGGCTAAAGCAGCTAAAGGACCTGTCTTGCTAGTTATCATGTCCGGTGGAGGTTTCGACGTTACCTTCGCCAAGAACGACGCAAAGATCGTCGGAATCTTATGGGTTGGTTATCCAGGAGAAGCTGGCGGCATAGCCATCGCTGACGTCATCTTTGGCCGTTATAATCCAA GTGGAAGATTACCGATGACGTGGTATCCACAATCCTACGTGGAGAAAGTACCGATGACGAACATGAACATGAGACCCGATACATCAAACGGGTACCCGGGTCGGACGTACCGGTTCTACACCGGAGAAACGGTTTACGCCTTCGGAGACGGGCTCAGCTACACCAAGTTCAGCCACAGCTTAGTCAAAGCTCCTCCACGCGCCGTCCCTCTCCGTCTCGAAGAGAATCACGTTTGCCGATCATCGGAATGTCAGTCGCTGGACGCGTTAGGACCGCACTGCGAGAAGAACGCTGTCGGAACGGCGTTTGAGGTTCATGTTAAGGTACGGAACGGCGGAGATAGAGAAGGGATCCACACGGTGTTTTTGTTCACGACGCCGCCGGCGGTTCACGGGTCGCCGAGGAAGCATCTTTTGGGGTTTGAGAAGATTAGTCTGGGGAAGAGGGAAGAAGCTGTGGTTAAGTTTAAGGTTGATGTGTGTAAAGATCTTAGCGTTGTTGATGAAGTGGGGAAGAGGAAGATTGGTTTGGGTCAGCATCTTCTTCATGTGGGAGACTTGAAACATTCTTTGAGCATTAGGATCTGA